From Vitis vinifera cultivar Pinot Noir 40024 chromosome 3, ASM3070453v1, the proteins below share one genomic window:
- the LOC104877917 gene encoding cysteine protease XCP1: MALLSSFSKVSILALSLSLLAFSSLARDFSIVGYSPEDLTCIDKLIARFESWVSKHGKVYKSMEEKLHRFEVFRENLNHIDERNKEVSSYWLGLNEFADLSHEEFKSKYLGLRAEFPRSRDYSGEFRYRDVADLPESVDWRKKGAVTHVKNQGACGSCWAFSTVAAVEGINQIVTGNLTTLSEQELIDCDTTFNSGCNGGLMDYAFAFIASNGGLHKEDDYPYLMEEGTCEEQKEDVDIVTISGYEDVPEKDEESLLKALAHQPLSVAIEASGRDFQFYSGGVFNGPCGTELDHGVAAVGYGSSKGLDYIIVKNSWGPKWGEKGYIRMKRNTGKTEGLCGINKMASYPTKDN; this comes from the exons ATGGCTCTTCTTTCCTCATTTTCTAAGGTCTCCATCCTTGCTTTGTCTCTGTCCCTCCTTGCTTTTTCTTCTCTGGCTCGTGATTTTTCCATTGTGGGTTACTCACCGGAGGACTTGACCTGCATAGATAAGCTCATTGCTCGCTTTGAATCATGGGTGTCGAAACATGGCAAAGTTTATAAGAGCATGGAAGAGAAGCTGCATAGGTTTGAGGTGTTCAGAGAAAACTTGAATCACATTGATGAGAGGAACAAGGAGGTGAGTAGCTACTGGCTTGGGTTGAATGAGTTTGCAGACTTGAGCCACGAAGAGTTTAAGAGCAAGTACTTGGGATTGAGAGCTGAGTTCCCCAGAAGTAGGGATTATTCTGGGGAATTCAGGTATAGAGATGTTGCTGATTTGCCGGAGTCTGTGGACTGGAGGAAGAAAGGAGCTGTTACCCATGTCAAGAACCAAGGTGCATGTG GTAGTTGTTGGGCATTTTCAACAGTTGCTGCTGTTGAGGGCATCAACCAGATTGTGACAGGAAATCTAACGACACTGTCAGAGCAAGAGTTGATTGACTGTGACACAACCTTCAACAGTGGCTGCAATGGAGGCTTGATGGATTATGCATTTGCCTTCATAGCTTCTAATGGTGGCCTACACAAGGAGGATGATTACCCATATCTAATGGAGGAAGGCACTTGTGAGGAACAGAAG GAAGATGTGGATATTGTGACAATTAGTGGTTATGAAGATGTGCCAGAGAAGGATGAAGAGAGTCTCTTGAAGGCACTCGCTCACCAGCCACTCAGTGTTGCTATTGAGGCTTCAGGCAGAGATTTCCAGTTTTACAGCGGG GGAGTATTCAATGGGCCTTGTGGAACTGAACTGGATCATGGAGTGGCTGCTGTGGGATATGGATCATCAAAGGGGTTGGATTACATCATTGTGAAGAACTCATGGGGACCAAAATGGGGTGAGAAAGGGTACATAAGGATGAAGAGAAATACAGGAAAAACTGAAGGGCTCTGTGGTATCAACAAAATGGCTTCTTACCCTACCAAAGATAACTGA
- the LOC100248746 gene encoding CMP-sialic acid transporter 4 has product MEYRKLKDLDKDGGAGGDDIESLRGKALSGAHTNNMATLGGHSIDRTKWKRKSIVTLALTVLTSSQAILIVWSKRAGKYEYSVTTANFLVETLKCALSLAALVRIWGNEGVTDDNRLSSSLDEVIVFPIPAALYLVKNLLQYYIFAYVDAPGYQILKNLNIISTGVLYRIILKKKLSEIQWAAFILLCAGCTTAQLNPSSDHVLQAPFQGWMMAIVMALLSGFAGVYTEAIIKKRPSRNINVQNFWLYVFGMVFNAVAIVIQDFDAVMNKGFFHGYSLITVLMIVNHALSGIAVSMVMKYADNIVKVYSTSVAMLLTALVSVFLFGFHLSLAFFLGSTVVSVSIYLHSIGKLQR; this is encoded by the exons ATGGAGTATAGGAAGCTCAAAGATCTG GACAAAGATGGTGGTGCAGGTGGTGATGATATAGAGAGCCTACGAGGGAAAGCTCTTTCTGGTG CTCATACAAATAATATGGCAACCTTGGGAGGCCACTCAATTGACCGCACCAAGTGGAAGCGCAA GTCCATTGTTACACTTGCATTGACTGTTCTTACGAGTTCACAAGCCATACTAATTGTCTGGTCCAAGAGAGCCGGAAAGTACGAGTATAGTGTGACAACTGCTAATTTTTTG GTGGAGACTTTGAAATGCGCATTATCACTAGCTGCCCTGGTAAGGATCTGGGGGAATGAAGGTGTTACTGATGATAACAG GTTGAGTTCATCATTGGACGAAGTTATCGTTTTCCCTATACCTGCAGCACTTTACCTCGTTAAAAATTTACTTCAG TATTACATCTTTGCATATGTAGATGCTCCAGGTTATCAGATACTAAAGAACCTGAATATCATCAGCACTGGTGTGTTATATCGAATTATTCTCAAGAAGAA gTTAAGTGAAATACAGTGGGCAGCTTTCATTCTACTATGTGCTGGTTGCACTAcagcacaacttaatccctc TTCTGATCATGTTCTTCAAGCACCTTTTCAAGGTTGGATGATGGCCATT gtAATGGCACTTCTAAGTGGCTTTGCTGGAGTATACACAGAG GCCATAATTAAAAAGCGTCCATCAAGAAACATAAATGTGCAGAACTTCTGGTTGTATGTCTTTGGGATGGTCTTCAATGCTGTTGCAATAGTGATTCAAGATTTTGATGCCGTCATGAACAA GGGGTTCTTCCATGGATACTCATTAATTACAGTTCTCATGATTGTCAACCATGCACTGAG TGGAATTGCAGTGTCTATGGTAATGAAGTATGCTGACAATATTGTGAAG GTGTATTCTACCTCAGTGGCGATGCTCCTCACCGCACTTGTTTCTGTATttctgtttggttttcatctCTCCCTCGCCTTCTTCCTCGGCTCAAC tGTTGTCTCTGTCTCAATATATTTGCACTCCATTGGAAAGCTGCAAAGATGA
- the LOC100265775 gene encoding damage-control phosphatase At2g17340 — MESSSELVAFPLLLTPIESNYRACTIPYRFPSDNPRKATPTELSWIDLFLNSIPSFRKRAESDGTVADANVKAEKFAQRYSEILEDLKKDPESHGGPPDCVLLCRLREQVLRELGFRDIFKKVKDEENAKAISLFENVVHLNDAIEDESKRLENLVRGIFAGNIFDLGSAQLAEVFSKDGMSFLASCQNLVPRPWVIDDLDSFKLKWSRKSWKKVIIFVDNSGADIILGILPFARELLRCGSQVVLAANDLPSINDVTYPELIEIIAKLKDENGQLVGVDTSNLLIANSGNDLPVIDLTRISQELAYLASDADLVILEGMGRGIETNLYAQFKCDSLKIGMVKHLEVAQFLGGRLYDCVFKYNEVLS, encoded by the exons ATGGAGAGCTCATCTGAATTGGTGGCCTTCCCTTTGCTACTGACTCCGATCGAATCCAACTACAGGGCATGCACTATTCCCTATAGATTCCCCTCTGATAATCCCCGGAAGGCAACCCCTACTGAGCTTTCCTGGATTGATCTTTTCCTCAATTCCATCCCCTCTTTCAG GAAACGAGCAGAGAGTGATGGAACTGTTGCTGATGCTAATGTTAAAGCTGAAAAATTTGCTCAAAG GTACTCCGAAATACTAGAGGACCTTAAGAAGGACCCTGAAAGTCATGGTGGGCCACCTGATTGCGTT CTTCTCTGCAGGCTTCGCGAACAAGTTCTTAGAGAATTGGGATTCAGAGATATATTCAAGAAAGTTAAG GATGAAGAGAACGCTAAGGCTATATCCCTATTTGAGAATGTTGTTCATCTTAATGATGCCATTGAAGATGAAAGCAAGCGTTTGGAGAATCTGGTTAGAGGGATTTTTGCGGGGAACATATTTGATCTTGGTTCTGCACAG CTTGCAGAGGTTTTCTCAAAGGATGGGATGTCCTTTCTGGCTAGTTGTCAGAACCTTGTCCCTCGACCTTGGGTTATTGATGATTTGGACTCTTTTAAACTGAAATGGAGTAGAAAATCTTGGAAAAAG gtaataatttttgttgataaTTCTGGTGCGGACATCATTTTGGGTATTTTGCCGTTTGCAAGAGAGTTACTCCGATGTGGGTCACAG GTTGTCTTGGCAGCTAACGATTTACCTTCAATCAATGATGTAACTTACCCTGAACTAATTGAGATAATAGCAAAG TTGAAGGATGAAAATGGGCAGCTGGTGGGTGTTGATACTTCTAATCTTTTGATTGCCAATTCTGGTAATGATTTACCG GTTATTGATCTTACAAGAATATCGCAAGAGCTTGCCTACCTGGCTAGTGATGCTGACCTTGTCATATTGGAAGGAATG GGTCGTGGAATAGAGACAAACCTTTATGCTCAATTTAAGTGTGATTCACTCAAAATTGGAATG GTGAAGCATCTAGAGGTTGCCCAGTTCCTTGGAGGGCGGCTTTATGACTGTGTCTTCAAATACAATGAAGTTTTGAGTTAA
- the LOC100248592 gene encoding uncharacterized protein LOC100248592, with the protein MAVSASNIIYYNRRTLRPPTLSFSKLQIHSKFTTLGFPSLFQHPHHSYSPTSISLSASPVAKAASSFVEVGDYKNSFDSTATTSSWPEFARNVSGEWDGYGADFSSEGKPIELPEFVVPEAYREWEVKVFDWQTQCPTLAEPEDHTVAYKLIKLLPTVGCEADAATRYSIDERNIGGSHNSLAAFAYQSTGCYVALWPMEDGLFELEHCLIDPQNKESRVRIIQVLLLDNRRMVLQNIQVFCEQWYGPFRNGEQLGGCAIRDSAFASTDAMKSSEVVGVWQASSSVTSFHSSQTNVFQELVEGITQKSARDGDDLILLPKQLWCSVSEREDGDTCCEVGWLLDRGHAMTSRCIFSKDANLKEITVARESLAVEGA; encoded by the exons ATGGCAGTTTCTGCCAGTAACATCATCTATTACAACAGAAGAACTTTGAGACCTccaactctctctttctcaaaGCTTCAAATCCATTCCAAATTCACCACCCTTGGATTCCCATCTCTCTTTCAGCACCCCCATCACTCTTATTCTCCAACTtccatctctctctctgccTCCCCAGTTGCCAAGGCTGCCTCAAGTTTTGTTGAAGTAGGTGACTATAAGAATAGCTTTGATTCCACTGCCACCACCAGCT CATGGCCTGAATTTGCAAGAAATGTGTCTGGTGAGTGGGATGGATATGGAGCAGATTTCTCAAGTGAAGGGAAACCTATAGAACTTCCTGAGTTTGTTGTGCCTGAAGCTTACAGGGAGTGGGAAGTTAAGGTGTTTGATTGGCAGACTCAATGCCCAACTCTTGCTGAACCAGAGGACCATACTGTTGCATACAAATTGATAAAGCTACTCCCCACTGTGGGATGTGAGGCTGATGCTGCAACAAGGTATAGCATTGATGAGAGGAACATTGGAGGTTCTCATAACAGCCTTGCAGCCTTTGCATATCAGTCTACTGGATGCTATGTTGCTCTATGGCCAATGGAGGATGGCTTATTTGAGTTGGAGCATTGTTTGATTGATCCTCAAAATAAGGAGTCAAGGGTGAGGATTATTCAGGTCCTTCTTTTAGATAACAGAAGGATGGTGCTTCAGAATATTCAAGTTTTTTGTGAGCAGTGGTATGGCCCCTTCAGGAATGGGGAGCAGCTGGGTGGTTGTGCCATCCGCGATTCTGCATTTGCTTCTACAGATGCCATGAAAAGTTCAGAAGTTGTAGGTGTCTGGCAGGCCTCTAGTTCTGTTACCAGCTTCCATAGTTCTCAGACT AATGTCTTTCAAGAACTTGTAGAAGGCATTACACAGAAGTCAGCCAGGGATGGAGACGATCTCATATTACTCCCAAAGCAATTGTGGTGTTCAGTAAGCGAAAGAGAAGATGGAGACACTTGTTGCGAGGTAGGATGGCTGTTAGATCGTGGTCATGCTATGACATCAAGATGCATCTTCTCAAAGGATGCAAACTTAAAG GAAATTACAGTAGCAAGGGAAAGCTTAGCTGTGGAGGGTGCATAG
- the LOC100243457 gene encoding uncharacterized protein LOC100243457 codes for MSSIFQSFKANGLPVSHAESKEQGLRRRLSSFSFKIQPICSTPSSWRFPRSKSLPSMGEFGGSSMRKWWDLGWAWILSRKPTFAKDLEMNEEETVILGCHNKGSWRHVFYKVRSELRRLVGSDRVGLPQTCRYDSYSYSQNFDQGNTAIHG; via the coding sequence ATGAGCTCCATTTTCCAGAGCTTCAAGGCCAATGGGCTTCCAGTCTCACACGCAGAGTCAAAGGAGCAAGGCCTGCGCAGGAGGTTGTCTTCCTTCTCATTCAAAATACAACCCATATGTTCTACGCCATCATCCTGGAGGTTCCCCAGATCAAAGTCATTGCCATCAATGGGGGAATTTGGAGGTAGTTCCATGAGGAAATGGTGGGACTTGGGCTGGGCTTGGATCCTTTCCAGAAAGCCAACTTTCGCCAAAGATCTGGAAATGAATGAGGAGGAGACTGTCATTCTGGGGTGCCACAACAAGGGTAGCTGGAGACATGTCTTCTACAAGGTGAGGTCTGAGCTGAGGAGGCTTGTGGGATCAGACCGTGTGGGTCTCCCTCAAACATGTAGGTATGATTCCTACAGTTATTCCCAGAACTTTGATCAAGGAAATACAGCAATCCATGGTTGA